A single region of the Geobacillus subterraneus genome encodes:
- a CDS encoding DUF309 domain-containing protein translates to MYHNQTMKRTESGRFFALGAAAAYNEEGSFPFGMPAAAVRQGTRRRQLHPAGGAAFKLVRPLRKERWLMYPKAYIDYLVHFHGDRDYFECHEILEEQWKRDGRTMEWLVLIQIAVAFYHYRRGNTSGALRLVKRARVLLEGARGMIRRLGLDDRALAALLDDTARRIAHGEPYESIELPIADRSLYEQCQAACAERQLVWGQASDTANMDVIDKHRRRDRTDIIAAREQKKRAKAEGK, encoded by the coding sequence TTGTACCATAATCAAACGATGAAGCGAACGGAAAGCGGCCGCTTTTTTGCCCTTGGGGCCGCGGCGGCGTATAATGAAGAAGGAAGCTTTCCCTTCGGCATGCCAGCCGCTGCCGTCAGGCAGGGAACAAGGCGGCGTCAACTTCACCCCGCCGGCGGGGCCGCTTTCAAGCTAGTCAGGCCTTTGCGAAAGGAACGATGGCTGATGTATCCGAAGGCGTATATTGATTATTTAGTCCATTTCCATGGCGACCGCGACTATTTTGAATGCCATGAAATTTTAGAGGAACAGTGGAAACGAGACGGCCGAACAATGGAATGGCTTGTGCTGATCCAAATCGCGGTCGCCTTCTACCATTATCGGCGCGGCAACACCTCTGGGGCGCTGCGCCTTGTGAAACGGGCGCGGGTGCTGCTTGAGGGTGCGCGCGGGATGATTCGCCGACTCGGCCTCGATGATCGGGCGCTCGCCGCCCTGCTCGATGATACAGCCAGGCGCATCGCCCATGGCGAACCGTATGAAAGCATCGAACTGCCGATTGCTGACCGCTCGCTCTATGAGCAATGTCAGGCCGCCTGTGCCGAGCGGCAGCTCGTTTGGGGGCAGGCAAGCGACACCGCCAATATGGACGTGATCGACAAACACCGGCGGCGCGACCGCACCGACATCATCGCCGCCCGCGAACAAAAAAAGCGGGCCAAAGCGGAGGGGAAATAA
- a CDS encoding cytochrome c biogenesis protein ResB yields MEHVKCECGHVNPHGTAFCESCGKPLADLGEKLILDMRYEGSARRSQTYNRTIVDQIWAFFSSVKVGVALIVITLIASAVGTIFPQEMYIPPNVNPAEYYEEQYGWAGKLYYELGFNNLYGSWWYILLIALIGVSLVICSLDRVVPLYRALKRQGVKRHPRFLERQRLFGVSRVGDMDKAVALLKERLAKQRYRIREEGGHLLAEKGRFSRWGPYVNHVGLIIFLIGAMLRSVPGMYIDEVMWIREGETKEIPGTDGQYFLKSEKFIFDTYKKGEDNEVFNAAIDRVGDGMIAENYQTNVVLYKRVDPTVAGAKPKLEKVKEYSIRVNEPLKFNHYALYQVDFRLNEPKTMSFQLADKQSGKTFGTVAIDLYDPKETYDLGRGYRVELLSYFPDFEFDEDGNPSTKSRVPNNPAFVFKMYAPDRPEGEVSFVAIQQTIEPFGDNKYKMAFAGLETRNVSGLTVRRDFTLWILGVGGAIFMIGLIQGMYWNHRRIWVQRVNGELWIAAHTNKNWFGLKNELRRLLDGTGLTMPADRLEEEKKAGQGGQAHGTA; encoded by the coding sequence ATGGAACACGTCAAATGCGAATGCGGCCATGTCAATCCGCACGGCACGGCGTTTTGTGAGTCGTGCGGCAAGCCGCTTGCCGATTTGGGAGAAAAACTGATTTTGGACATGCGCTACGAAGGAAGCGCGCGCCGGTCACAAACGTACAACCGAACGATCGTCGACCAAATTTGGGCGTTTTTCTCGTCGGTCAAAGTCGGGGTGGCGCTCATCGTCATCACGCTCATCGCTTCGGCCGTCGGTACGATTTTTCCGCAAGAAATGTATATCCCGCCGAACGTGAATCCGGCTGAATACTACGAAGAGCAGTACGGTTGGGCAGGGAAGCTGTATTATGAGCTCGGCTTTAACAACTTGTACGGCTCATGGTGGTACATTTTGCTCATCGCCTTAATCGGCGTTTCGCTTGTCATTTGCAGCTTGGACCGGGTCGTTCCACTTTACCGCGCCTTGAAGCGGCAAGGGGTGAAGCGCCATCCGCGCTTTTTAGAGCGGCAGCGGCTGTTTGGCGTTTCGCGCGTCGGCGATATGGACAAGGCGGTCGCTCTGCTGAAAGAGCGGCTCGCCAAGCAACGATACCGCATCCGCGAAGAAGGCGGCCATCTGCTCGCCGAAAAAGGGCGCTTTTCCCGCTGGGGACCGTATGTGAACCATGTTGGCCTGATCATCTTCTTAATCGGGGCCATGCTTCGCTCGGTGCCGGGCATGTACATTGATGAGGTGATGTGGATTCGCGAAGGGGAAACGAAAGAAATCCCAGGGACTGACGGCCAGTACTTTTTAAAAAGTGAAAAGTTTATTTTTGACACGTACAAAAAAGGCGAAGACAATGAAGTGTTTAATGCCGCCATCGACCGTGTCGGCGATGGCATGATTGCGGAAAACTATCAGACAAATGTCGTCTTGTATAAGCGCGTCGACCCGACAGTCGCCGGCGCCAAACCGAAGCTCGAAAAGGTGAAAGAATATTCGATTCGCGTCAACGAACCGCTGAAATTCAACCATTACGCACTCTATCAAGTCGATTTCCGGCTGAACGAGCCGAAAACGATGTCGTTCCAACTGGCGGATAAACAGTCGGGAAAAACGTTCGGCACGGTAGCGATCGACTTGTACGATCCAAAAGAAACGTACGACCTCGGACGGGGGTATCGCGTCGAGCTATTAAGCTATTTTCCTGACTTTGAGTTTGACGAAGACGGCAACCCGTCGACAAAATCGCGCGTGCCGAACAATCCGGCGTTCGTCTTTAAAATGTATGCGCCGGATCGACCGGAAGGGGAAGTCAGTTTCGTCGCCATCCAACAAACGATCGAACCGTTTGGCGACAACAAATATAAAATGGCGTTTGCGGGGCTTGAGACGCGCAACGTCTCTGGCTTGACCGTCCGCCGCGATTTCACGCTTTGGATTTTAGGGGTGGGCGGCGCGATTTTCATGATCGGGCTCATCCAAGGAATGTATTGGAATCACCGCCGTATTTGGGTGCAGCGGGTGAACGGCGAATTATGGATCGCCGCACATACGAATAAAAACTGGTTCGGCTTGAAAAACGAGCTGCGCCGCCTGCTTGACGGCACCGGCTTAACGATGCCGGCCGATCGGCTCGAGGAAGAGAAAAAAGCCGGACAAGGAGGACAAGCGCATGGCACAGCTTAG
- the rluB gene encoding 23S rRNA pseudouridine(2605) synthase RluB, with translation MERLQKVIARAGIASRRKAEEMILQGRVKVNGRVVTELGVKVGPSDDVEVDGIPVEREEPVYYLLYKPRGVISSVKDEKGRKVVTDFFKDLHQRIYPVGRLDYDTSGLLLLTNDGDFANLLMHPRYEIEKVYVAKVKGIPTREQLKQLEKGVLLEDGMTAPAKVKLLSADRKKRTAIVEIRIHEGRNRQVRRMFEAIGCEVLKLKRERYAFLDLKGLRPGEYRELTPHEVKLLRAIAQSGGRK, from the coding sequence ATGGAACGGTTGCAAAAAGTGATTGCCCGCGCCGGCATCGCATCAAGGCGCAAGGCGGAAGAAATGATTTTGCAAGGGCGGGTGAAAGTCAATGGCCGCGTCGTCACCGAACTCGGCGTCAAAGTCGGACCGAGCGACGATGTGGAAGTCGACGGCATCCCGGTCGAGCGCGAGGAGCCGGTCTATTATTTGCTCTATAAGCCGCGCGGCGTCATCTCGAGCGTCAAAGATGAGAAAGGGCGCAAAGTGGTGACCGACTTTTTTAAGGATCTCCACCAGCGCATTTACCCGGTCGGGCGGCTTGACTACGATACGTCCGGCCTGCTCTTGTTGACGAATGACGGCGATTTTGCCAATTTGCTGATGCATCCGCGCTATGAGATCGAGAAGGTGTACGTCGCTAAAGTGAAAGGCATCCCGACGCGCGAGCAGCTGAAACAGCTCGAGAAAGGGGTGCTGTTGGAAGACGGCATGACGGCGCCAGCAAAAGTGAAACTGCTCTCAGCTGATCGGAAAAAGCGGACGGCGATTGTCGAAATCCGCATTCATGAAGGGCGCAATCGGCAAGTGCGCCGCATGTTTGAGGCGATCGGCTGCGAGGTGCTGAAGCTGAAGCGGGAGCGGTACGCGTTTCTCGATTTGAAAGGGCTGCGCCCCGGCGAATACCGCGAGCTGACGCCGCATGAAGTGAAGCTGCTGCGCGCGATCGCCCAATCCGGGGGAAGAAAATGA
- the scpB gene encoding SMC-Scp complex subunit ScpB: protein MEQQETVKKDGAGAGRPAKAIVEALLFAAGDEGLSLAQIAAVLDVDESEAKAVVAALREDYSREERGIQLIELAGVFLLATKKEHAPYLKKLVEAPGASSLSQAALETLAIIAYRQPITRAEIEEIRGVKSDKPLQTLMARALIKEVGRAEGTGRPILYGTTAEFLDYFGLKTLEELPPLPEWADDGELEREADLFFEKLAENLSDEKP from the coding sequence ATGGAACAACAGGAAACGGTAAAAAAAGACGGTGCCGGCGCGGGGCGCCCGGCGAAGGCGATCGTTGAAGCGCTGCTGTTTGCTGCCGGCGACGAGGGGCTGTCGCTCGCCCAAATCGCCGCTGTGCTCGATGTCGACGAATCGGAGGCGAAAGCGGTCGTTGCGGCGCTGCGGGAAGACTACAGCCGGGAGGAGCGCGGCATTCAGCTCATAGAGCTGGCTGGCGTGTTTTTGCTGGCGACGAAAAAAGAGCACGCCCCGTATTTAAAAAAGCTCGTTGAGGCGCCAGGGGCGTCGTCGCTGTCGCAGGCGGCGCTTGAGACGCTGGCCATCATCGCCTACCGCCAGCCGATTACACGCGCTGAGATTGAGGAAATTCGCGGCGTGAAAAGCGACAAGCCGCTCCAGACACTAATGGCCCGGGCGCTCATCAAAGAGGTTGGGCGCGCCGAAGGAACCGGGCGCCCGATTTTGTATGGCACAACAGCGGAATTTCTTGACTATTTTGGGCTGAAAACGCTCGAGGAGCTGCCGCCGCTGCCTGAATGGGCGGATGATGGCGAGCTCGAGCGGGAGGCAGATTTATTTTTTGAAAAATTGGCGGAAAATTTGAGCGACGAAAAGCCGTAA
- a CDS encoding superoxide dismutase yields the protein MDDQTLFARYAAEVNEWGEQVKQVLALRGASTDGASALLKFIAEHDGAWTEEAIRELTRLVDDVYAAALRHYAIEAAEWGRQMEHALSARGAADDIGLSSLLARIEEHDGEWTEEEIGQLQRLVDDVYVRAVRLVEPVAGGQEENSPRREEAAVLLEQEGGGEPSVEEIVTHGGDTEQEPAAAAERAEPIASSSADSADGGQLHKEKTIDEEQRQEEGEADGERQRPIPPGKHVLPPLPYSYNALEPHISEEIMRLHHTKHHQSYVDGLNKAERMMAEARRTNNFELLKHWEREAAFNGSGHYLHTIFWYNMHPEGGGEPRGELRAQIERDFGSFAAFRRHFTEAAKSAEGVGWALLVWAPRAHRLEILQAEKHQLMTQWDTIPLLVLDVWEHAYYLQYKNDRAAYIEHWWNVVNWRNVEARFNEARKLRWQPF from the coding sequence ATGGACGACCAAACGTTATTCGCCCGGTATGCGGCTGAGGTGAACGAATGGGGAGAACAGGTCAAGCAGGTGCTGGCGCTGCGCGGGGCAAGCACTGATGGCGCTTCGGCGCTGCTGAAGTTTATCGCCGAACATGACGGAGCGTGGACGGAAGAGGCAATCCGCGAACTCACGCGCCTTGTGGATGACGTGTACGCCGCTGCGCTTCGCCATTATGCCATCGAAGCGGCTGAGTGGGGGAGACAAATGGAGCACGCCCTATCCGCGCGCGGAGCGGCGGATGACATCGGCCTTTCTTCTTTGTTGGCGCGCATTGAAGAACACGACGGCGAGTGGACGGAGGAGGAGATTGGTCAACTGCAACGCCTTGTTGACGATGTGTATGTTCGAGCCGTTCGCCTTGTCGAACCAGTAGCCGGCGGACAGGAGGAAAACTCGCCGCGGCGGGAAGAAGCAGCCGTTTTGCTTGAGCAGGAAGGCGGCGGAGAACCAAGCGTCGAGGAGATCGTCACACACGGGGGAGATACCGAACAAGAGCCGGCCGCGGCGGCGGAACGGGCGGAGCCGATTGCATCCTCATCGGCGGATTCCGCTGATGGCGGGCAGTTGCACAAGGAAAAGACGATTGACGAAGAGCAGCGGCAAGAGGAAGGCGAGGCCGATGGTGAACGGCAGCGGCCGATCCCGCCTGGCAAGCATGTGCTGCCGCCGCTGCCGTACAGCTACAATGCGCTTGAGCCTCATATTTCCGAAGAAATTATGCGTCTCCACCATACGAAGCATCATCAAAGCTACGTCGACGGCCTGAACAAGGCGGAGCGCATGATGGCTGAGGCGCGCCGTACGAACAATTTTGAACTGTTGAAACATTGGGAGCGGGAGGCGGCATTCAACGGTTCCGGCCACTATTTGCACACCATTTTTTGGTATAACATGCACCCGGAAGGCGGCGGCGAGCCGCGCGGGGAGCTACGGGCGCAAATAGAACGCGACTTCGGCAGCTTTGCCGCATTCCGGCGCCACTTCACCGAAGCGGCGAAAAGCGCCGAAGGGGTTGGCTGGGCGCTGCTCGTTTGGGCGCCGCGGGCGCATCGGCTCGAAATTTTGCAGGCGGAAAAACACCAGCTCATGACGCAATGGGATACGATTCCGCTTCTTGTGCTGGATGTATGGGAGCATGCGTACTACTTGCAATATAAAAACGATCGGGCGGCGTATATCGAACATTGGTGGAACGTCGTCAATTGGCGCAACGTTGAAGCGCGCTTCAATGAAGCGCGGAAGCTGCGCTGGCAGCCATTTTAA
- the resA gene encoding thiol-disulfide oxidoreductase ResA, whose amino-acid sequence MKKQQRLVMRTAILLVLLAALGYTIYANFFTEKKAVAVGSTAPDFVLADLKGREHRLSDYRGKGVFLNFWGTWCKPCEREMPYMNELYPVYKKQGVEILAVNVGEPKLSVEKFAERFGLTFPIVIDRQDQVLNAYNVGPLPTTFLIDKNGEVKKIITGAMTKADIQRHLESIKP is encoded by the coding sequence ATGAAAAAACAACAGCGCTTAGTGATGAGGACAGCGATTTTGCTCGTGCTGCTGGCTGCGCTCGGCTATACGATTTACGCCAATTTTTTCACCGAGAAAAAGGCGGTCGCTGTCGGCTCCACAGCGCCCGATTTTGTGCTCGCTGACTTAAAAGGGCGTGAACACCGTCTCTCAGACTATCGCGGCAAAGGCGTTTTTTTGAACTTTTGGGGAACGTGGTGCAAGCCGTGCGAGCGGGAGATGCCGTATATGAACGAGCTGTACCCGGTTTACAAAAAACAAGGGGTTGAAATTTTGGCTGTCAATGTCGGTGAACCGAAGTTGAGCGTTGAAAAGTTCGCGGAACGGTTCGGCCTGACATTTCCGATTGTGATCGACCGTCAAGATCAAGTGTTGAACGCCTATAACGTCGGGCCGCTGCCAACCACGTTTTTGATTGACAAAAACGGCGAAGTGAAGAAAATCATCACCGGCGCGATGACAAAAGCAGACATTCAGCGCCATTTGGAAAGCATCAAACCGTAA
- a CDS encoding segregation/condensation protein A: MDVQLPYSVKIEAFEGPLDLLLHLINRYEIDIYNIPVAQITEQYMAYIHAMQELELDIASEYLVMAATLLAIKSKMLLPAPEEEADGDIEFVEADDPREELMQRLLEYKKFKEAARELKQREEERALLFTKPPSDLSAYADEKKAAVPLDVNVYDMLGALSKLLRRKKLQKPVRTKITRQDISVEKRMAEILHELRQTNRRKHFYELFPAYDRSSIVVTFLAILELMKQNKIIIEQERNFSDLFIAAKHPAV; this comes from the coding sequence ATGGATGTGCAATTGCCGTACAGTGTCAAAATTGAAGCGTTTGAAGGGCCGCTTGATTTGCTTTTGCATTTAATCAATCGCTATGAGATTGATATTTACAATATTCCGGTAGCGCAAATTACGGAACAGTATATGGCGTACATTCACGCCATGCAAGAGCTCGAGTTGGATATCGCCAGCGAATATTTAGTGATGGCGGCCACACTGCTGGCGATCAAAAGCAAAATGCTGCTGCCGGCGCCGGAGGAAGAGGCCGACGGCGACATCGAGTTTGTCGAGGCGGACGATCCGCGCGAAGAGCTGATGCAGCGGCTGCTCGAATACAAAAAGTTTAAAGAAGCGGCGCGAGAGCTGAAACAGCGCGAAGAAGAGCGGGCGCTTTTATTTACAAAGCCGCCAAGCGACTTGAGCGCGTATGCCGATGAAAAAAAGGCGGCAGTGCCGCTTGACGTCAACGTATACGATATGCTGGGCGCCTTGTCGAAACTGCTGCGCCGCAAAAAGCTGCAAAAACCGGTGCGGACGAAGATCACCCGGCAAGACATTTCCGTCGAAAAGCGGATGGCGGAAATTTTGCATGAGTTGAGACAAACAAACAGGCGGAAACACTTTTATGAGCTGTTTCCGGCTTATGACCGTTCGTCTATCGTCGTCACTTTTTTAGCCATTTTGGAATTGATGAAGCAAAATAAAATTATCATTGAACAAGAGCGGAATTTCAGTGATTTGTTTATTGCGGCCAAACACCCGGCCGTTTAG
- a CDS encoding spore maturation protein: MAIVQLLSVWLIPGLIALILLYGTVKKVPTYEAFVEGGKEGIEIAFSLIPYLVGMLVSVAIFRASGALEALMATIKPLAAAIGLPAEVVPLAAIRTISGTAALGMTTDLIATYGPDSFIGRLASTIQGSTETTLYVLTVYFGAVGVKKMGDALKVGVLADILSFIVSFFIVLLVFGR, from the coding sequence ATGGCCATCGTCCAGCTTCTTTCAGTTTGGCTCATTCCGGGGCTCATCGCCTTGATTTTGCTCTATGGCACGGTGAAAAAAGTGCCGACGTACGAGGCGTTTGTCGAAGGCGGCAAAGAAGGGATCGAAATTGCGTTTTCGCTCATTCCATATTTAGTCGGCATGTTAGTATCAGTCGCCATTTTTCGTGCATCCGGGGCGCTTGAGGCGCTGATGGCGACGATCAAGCCGCTCGCTGCGGCCATCGGGCTGCCGGCCGAAGTCGTTCCGCTCGCCGCGATTCGCACGATTTCCGGCACGGCTGCGCTCGGCATGACGACCGATTTAATTGCCACATACGGCCCCGACTCGTTTATCGGACGCCTCGCTTCCACAATCCAAGGCAGCACCGAGACGACGCTTTATGTGCTCACCGTCTATTTTGGCGCCGTCGGCGTCAAAAAAATGGGCGACGCGTTAAAAGTCGGCGTTTTGGCGGACATTCTTAGCTTTATCGTCTCCTTTTTCATCGTCTTGCTTGTATTCGGGCGCTGA
- a CDS encoding D-alanyl-D-alanine carboxypeptidase family protein, producing the protein MKRWKRLVWLIALIAGITFCVPGQLHAMDGVSAKSAILIEQHSGRILFAKDAYTKRRIASITKIMTAILAIESGKLDDTVTVSARAVRTEGSSIYLRQGEKMKLRDLVYGLMLRSGNDAAVAIAEHVGGSVEGFVFLMNEKAAEIGMRDTEFANPHGLDDAENHYSTAYDMALLMQYAMKNEEFRRISGTKVYRAPAPPGEDGARVWRNKNKLLTSLYEYCTGGKTGYTKRAHRTLVTTASKDGVDLIAVTLDAPDDWNDHIAMYEYGFSNYHIAKVRGERVVKKISDPFYRGRLRAARDLQYPVTEQETGELRVKVYLLKPRAEWKETPSRAPTVVGKAVLYLNKQAVDEVPIFYEPEKGKSSRGFFWQVFRFLGVRGDG; encoded by the coding sequence ATGAAGAGGTGGAAGCGGCTCGTTTGGCTCATTGCGCTCATTGCGGGGATCACATTCTGTGTTCCGGGGCAGCTGCACGCCATGGACGGGGTGAGCGCGAAAAGCGCGATTTTAATAGAGCAACATTCCGGGCGGATTTTGTTTGCAAAAGACGCCTATACAAAACGGCGTATCGCCAGCATTACGAAAATTATGACCGCCATTTTGGCGATTGAGTCCGGGAAGCTTGATGATACAGTGACGGTCAGCGCCCGCGCCGTCCGGACGGAAGGGTCGTCAATTTACTTGCGCCAAGGGGAGAAAATGAAGCTGCGCGATCTCGTGTACGGACTGATGCTTCGTTCCGGCAATGACGCCGCGGTCGCCATCGCTGAACACGTCGGCGGCAGTGTCGAGGGGTTTGTGTTTTTAATGAACGAAAAGGCGGCTGAAATTGGGATGCGCGATACGGAATTTGCCAATCCGCACGGGTTGGATGATGCGGAAAACCATTATTCGACCGCTTACGACATGGCGCTGTTGATGCAATATGCGATGAAAAATGAAGAGTTTCGCCGCATTTCCGGAACAAAAGTATACCGCGCTCCTGCCCCGCCTGGTGAAGACGGGGCGCGTGTATGGCGGAATAAAAATAAGCTGCTAACAAGCCTTTACGAATATTGCACCGGCGGCAAAACCGGCTATACGAAGCGGGCGCACCGCACGCTTGTGACAACGGCGTCGAAAGATGGGGTCGATTTGATCGCGGTGACGTTGGACGCTCCGGACGACTGGAACGATCATATCGCCATGTATGAGTACGGGTTTTCCAACTACCATATCGCAAAAGTCCGCGGCGAGCGGGTCGTGAAGAAAATTTCCGACCCGTTTTACAGGGGGCGGCTGCGGGCAGCCCGCGATTTGCAATATCCGGTGACCGAACAGGAGACGGGAGAGCTGCGGGTGAAAGTATATTTGTTGAAGCCGCGCGCTGAATGGAAGGAAACCCCAAGCCGCGCGCCGACCGTAGTTGGAAAAGCGGTGCTTTATTTGAACAAACAGGCGGTTGATGAAGTGCCGATTTTTTATGAGCCGGAGAAAGGCAAAAGCAGCCGGGGGTTCTTTTGGCAAGTATTTCGGTTTTTAGGTGTGAGAGGCGATGGTTAA
- a CDS encoding DUF2935 domain-containing protein — MSQPIEQEALFELRFWMQILGDHCRFIVEALAESERAEINEAKQLQRLFDDLLAEARRPEAAAAWSALIIRGKEAGERLRAFKLHLLRRHVTESFRFSLPPTFLNHMVNELDEWLRLADCYAQGKRPPRVHPLHHDLLWLLDAAGHAGAIHDRLDHTEKQLKQQSHTFTKEWEAFYLKAIEMAGYLRANVHQFPALSRFHRQIELEMAIFQSFLHELEEMELNNEVLGVLSPLMADHMAREECYYLQKLAETTGEVKPPACDPTKPRTE, encoded by the coding sequence ATGAGCCAACCGATTGAGCAAGAAGCGCTTTTTGAACTCCGTTTTTGGATGCAAATTCTTGGCGACCATTGCCGGTTTATTGTTGAAGCGCTCGCCGAAAGCGAGCGGGCAGAAATCAATGAAGCGAAACAGCTGCAGCGCCTGTTTGACGACTTGCTCGCCGAAGCGCGCCGGCCGGAAGCCGCCGCGGCGTGGTCCGCGCTTATCATCCGCGGAAAAGAAGCGGGTGAACGGCTGCGGGCGTTCAAACTCCACTTGCTGCGGCGCCATGTAACCGAGTCGTTTCGCTTTTCATTGCCGCCGACGTTTTTGAACCATATGGTGAACGAACTTGATGAATGGTTGCGCCTCGCTGACTGCTATGCCCAAGGAAAGCGGCCGCCGCGCGTTCATCCGCTTCATCACGATTTGCTTTGGCTGCTTGACGCCGCCGGCCATGCCGGGGCCATTCACGACCGGCTCGACCATACGGAAAAGCAGCTGAAGCAGCAAAGCCATACGTTCACGAAGGAATGGGAAGCCTTTTATCTGAAAGCCATTGAGATGGCCGGCTACTTGCGGGCTAACGTTCATCAGTTTCCGGCGCTTTCCCGCTTCCACCGTCAAATCGAGCTGGAAATGGCCATTTTCCAAAGCTTTTTGCACGAACTCGAGGAGATGGAATTAAACAATGAAGTGCTTGGTGTGCTGTCGCCGCTCATGGCCGACCATATGGCGCGCGAAGAATGTTACTATTTGCAAAAGCTGGCCGAGACTACCGGCGAGGTGAAGCCACCGGCGTGCGACCCGACCAAGCCGCGGACGGAATAG
- a CDS encoding nucleoside recognition domain-containing protein, with protein sequence MVNLIWVMMAVIGIAFAAANGTMEEVNKAVFESAKEAVTISIGMISILVFWLGLMAIAERAGLLHKVARLFMPIVRRLFPEVPPGHPALGYIVSNMVANMFGLGNAATPMGIKAMEQLKRLNGDSDEASRSMVTFLAINTSSITLIPATVISIRMTYGSASPGEIIGTTVVASTVSTIGAVLIDRYYYWKRMRKGRKP encoded by the coding sequence ATGGTTAACCTCATTTGGGTGATGATGGCGGTCATCGGCATCGCCTTTGCTGCGGCCAACGGCACGATGGAGGAAGTGAACAAGGCGGTGTTCGAAAGCGCCAAAGAAGCGGTGACGATCAGCATCGGCATGATCAGCATTTTAGTATTTTGGCTTGGATTGATGGCGATCGCTGAGCGGGCTGGCTTGCTTCATAAAGTCGCGCGCCTGTTCATGCCCATTGTGCGCCGCCTGTTCCCGGAAGTGCCGCCCGGCCATCCGGCGCTCGGCTACATCGTCTCGAATATGGTCGCCAATATGTTCGGCCTTGGCAATGCAGCGACGCCGATGGGCATTAAAGCGATGGAGCAGCTGAAGCGGCTCAACGGCGACAGCGACGAGGCGAGCCGGTCGATGGTGACGTTTTTAGCCATTAATACGTCAAGCATTACCCTCATTCCGGCGACGGTCATCTCGATTCGGATGACGTACGGTTCGGCGTCGCCAGGCGAAATTATCGGCACGACAGTCGTCGCCTCGACGGTTTCGACGATCGGGGCGGTATTGATTGACCGGTATTATTATTGGAAACGGATGCGGAAAGGCAGGAAGCCATGA
- the ribE gene encoding 6,7-dimethyl-8-ribityllumazine synthase — protein sequence MNVIEGNFVGTGLKIGIVVARFNEFITGKLLSGAIDGLTRHGVSDSDITVAWVPGAFEIPLVAKKMAESKQFDAVITLGAVIRGATSHFDYVCSEAAKGVSHAALASGVPVIFGVLTTDTIEQAIERAGTKAGNKGWEAAVSAIEMANVLRTLA from the coding sequence ATGAACGTCATCGAAGGAAATTTCGTCGGCACCGGGCTGAAAATCGGCATCGTCGTCGCCCGCTTTAACGAATTCATCACCGGCAAGCTGTTGTCCGGGGCCATTGACGGCTTGACGCGGCATGGCGTCAGCGACAGCGACATCACGGTCGCGTGGGTGCCGGGCGCGTTTGAAATTCCGCTTGTGGCGAAAAAAATGGCCGAATCGAAGCAATTTGACGCTGTCATTACGCTTGGCGCCGTCATCCGCGGCGCGACGAGCCATTTTGACTACGTGTGCAGCGAGGCGGCCAAAGGCGTCTCCCACGCGGCGCTTGCAAGCGGCGTTCCGGTCATTTTCGGCGTTTTGACAACCGATACGATCGAGCAGGCGATCGAGCGGGCCGGCACAAAAGCGGGCAATAAAGGATGGGAGGCTGCTGTTTCCGCGATCGAAATGGCGAATGTCTTGCGGACGCTTGCGTAA
- a CDS encoding GNAT family N-acetyltransferase, which yields MLIRYRKNYEKIAMGLLSFMPTEKDLKRLQQTIKQYETNSDWQLFLWKEGDDIVGIIGVLLRAPDVVQIQHISVNPSHRHQGIGKQMVKALKEAYPDRRLCANEWTASFFDKCQTC from the coding sequence ATGTTGATCCGTTACCGAAAAAACTATGAGAAAATTGCCATGGGACTGCTGTCGTTTATGCCGACGGAAAAAGACTTGAAACGGCTGCAGCAGACGATCAAACAATATGAAACGAACAGCGATTGGCAACTGTTTTTATGGAAAGAAGGGGATGACATCGTCGGCATTATCGGTGTCCTGCTGCGCGCTCCCGATGTTGTGCAAATCCAACACATCAGCGTCAACCCGTCACACCGCCACCAAGGGATCGGGAAACAGATGGTCAAGGCGTTAAAAGAGGCGTACCCTGACCGCCGGCTGTGCGCCAATGAGTGGACTGCCTCGTTTTTCGATAAATGCCAAACGTGCTAG